One segment of Thermotoga sp. DNA contains the following:
- the lgt gene encoding prolipoprotein diacylglyceryl transferase: protein MKRLLTLFLVVLSVFLLSIFLAKVFSGELLVRRYIFRIGGFELRWYSILILIGFLLSYFIARKRAEREGIDVEEFDELVFYGAIFGIVGARLYYVLFNLKYYRSFWDVLKVWEGGLAIHGAIIGALLTGFLYITFKKPSFSFLQATDLFTSVLPLGQAIGRWGNFFNYEAFGVPTNLPWKMFVPEPYRPVMYKDYSFFHPTFLYESVWDFLVFLVLSVYYKKYRERPGEITCLYFVFYSLVRIMIERLRVDSLMVGNIRAAQLLSAILILLGFTGFLILKSLGGSKTAF from the coding sequence ATGAAAAGGTTACTGACGTTGTTTCTGGTCGTTCTCAGTGTTTTTCTTCTTTCAATCTTTCTTGCGAAGGTGTTCAGTGGAGAGCTCCTGGTGAGAAGGTACATATTCAGGATCGGTGGTTTCGAGCTTCGATGGTATTCAATCCTCATACTGATAGGATTTCTCCTCAGCTATTTTATAGCCAGAAAAAGAGCAGAAAGAGAAGGTATCGATGTGGAGGAATTCGACGAGCTGGTCTTCTACGGGGCAATTTTTGGAATCGTGGGTGCGCGACTCTATTACGTTCTCTTCAACCTGAAATACTACAGGAGTTTCTGGGACGTCCTGAAGGTCTGGGAGGGAGGTCTCGCCATACACGGAGCCATAATCGGTGCTCTACTCACGGGTTTCCTGTACATCACCTTCAAAAAGCCTTCTTTTTCCTTTCTTCAGGCAACCGATCTTTTCACTTCTGTTCTCCCTTTGGGACAGGCGATAGGTAGATGGGGAAATTTCTTCAACTACGAGGCGTTCGGTGTGCCAACGAATCTTCCCTGGAAGATGTTTGTACCCGAACCCTACAGACCTGTTATGTACAAGGATTATTCTTTCTTTCATCCGACCTTCCTGTACGAATCTGTTTGGGATTTTCTGGTGTTTCTTGTGTTGAGTGTGTATTACAAGAAGTATCGTGAGAGGCCAGGGGAGATCACCTGCCTCTATTTTGTTTTTTACTCTCTTGTAAGGATCATGATAGAAAGGCTCAGGGTTGACAGTCTGATGGTGGGTAACATAAGGGCCGCCCAGCTCTTGAGTGCTATTCTGATCCTCCTTGGTTTTACAGGTTTTCTGATCCTGAAATCCTTGGGAGGATCGAAAACAGCTTTTTGA
- the rdgB gene encoding RdgB/HAM1 family non-canonical purine NTP pyrophosphatase, producing MNVLRIYIATTNSHKVEEIREIAPEWTEILPSPEKIEVIEDGETFLENSVKKAIAYGKKLKLPVIADDSGLVIYSLGGFPGVTSARFMEEHPYEEKMKIILRMLEGKDRRAAFVCSATFFDPQKNLLVSVEDRIEGHIAEEIKGTGGFGYDPFFIPEGYDKTFGEMPKLKKKLSHRSKAFKKLFSILPRISGSENL from the coding sequence GTGAACGTTCTCAGGATCTACATCGCCACTACGAATTCACACAAAGTTGAAGAAATCAGGGAGATCGCACCGGAGTGGACAGAGATCTTGCCCTCACCGGAGAAAATCGAGGTGATCGAAGACGGAGAAACTTTCCTGGAAAACTCCGTGAAGAAGGCTATCGCTTATGGGAAGAAACTCAAACTACCTGTGATAGCCGATGACTCCGGCCTTGTTATCTATTCACTTGGGGGTTTTCCGGGGGTCACGTCCGCCCGTTTCATGGAAGAACATCCTTACGAGGAGAAGATGAAAATCATCCTGAGAATGCTGGAAGGAAAAGATAGAAGAGCTGCTTTTGTGTGTAGTGCTACCTTTTTCGATCCTCAGAAAAATCTTCTCGTTTCCGTAGAGGACAGGATAGAAGGCCACATCGCCGAGGAAATAAAGGGAACTGGTGGTTTTGGATACGACCCTTTCTTCATACCAGAAGGGTACGATAAAACCTTTGGTGAGATGCCTAAACTCAAGAAAAAACTCAGCCACAGATCGAAAGCGTTCAAAAAGCTGTTTTCGATCCTCCCAAGGATTTCAGGATCAGAAAACCTGTAA
- a CDS encoding tetratricopeptide repeat protein gives MANGKLIFLFFLLISLTTISNDLYTNALNAYLEGDYRRALRLFEESLQKDPMIEERDPFVKLKMGICAYAIGDYNKARAYLSNFPDNVIAKEILSKLSVPEKEWEKYVRSRAPSEKAKTTETPKGFPTWLSITISGGTFLAVFLLQRLL, from the coding sequence ATGGCAAATGGAAAGCTGATCTTCCTTTTCTTTTTGTTGATTTCCCTGACGACCATCTCGAACGATCTTTATACGAATGCCCTGAACGCATACCTTGAAGGAGACTACAGGAGGGCACTGAGATTGTTCGAAGAATCTCTCCAGAAAGATCCGATGATTGAGGAGAGAGATCCGTTCGTGAAATTGAAGATGGGCATATGTGCCTACGCGATAGGCGATTACAACAAAGCAAGGGCGTATCTATCAAACTTTCCGGATAACGTGATAGCCAAAGAAATCTTGAGCAAACTTAGCGTTCCAGAGAAAGAGTGGGAAAAGTACGTGAGGTCAAGAGCTCCATCTGAAAAAGCAAAGACCACTGAAACTCCAAAGGGTTTTCCCACCTGGCTTTCGATAACGATTTCGGGAGGAACGTTTTTGGCTGTTTTTCTCCTGCAAAGATTATTGG
- a CDS encoding polyprenyl synthetase family protein — protein MKRATIEKKMKELLKPHLGLLTEDAMVYSATAGGKRIRPLLVLTVGEDIGVEEEHLIDVAIAVELFHTASLIHDDLPPIDDADFRRGKPSCHRVYGEGIALLAGDGLFFLAFSQIAKVKEPKLLEEFSETAYKLLLGEAMDVEFEGREEEVSSEMIEKMYSLKTGALFAFCFSAPFLLKGLDHTYVKKLGERFGVAFQIYDDLKDVLGSFEKVGKDVGKDVKKVTLVKKLGVQKAKQLADKYYEGVLEVLESEGLRKTFDFLKSLKKMVEEK, from the coding sequence ATGAAGAGGGCGACGATTGAAAAAAAGATGAAGGAGTTGCTGAAGCCGCACCTCGGCCTTCTCACCGAGGATGCAATGGTGTACTCAGCCACGGCCGGAGGCAAGAGGATTCGACCTCTCCTCGTACTCACTGTGGGTGAGGATATCGGGGTGGAAGAAGAACATCTTATCGATGTTGCAATCGCCGTTGAACTCTTCCATACAGCCTCTCTCATTCACGACGATCTTCCTCCCATAGATGATGCGGATTTTCGCCGGGGAAAACCTTCTTGTCACAGAGTTTACGGTGAAGGGATAGCTCTCCTCGCGGGTGACGGCCTGTTTTTTCTGGCCTTCTCCCAGATAGCAAAGGTCAAGGAGCCGAAACTTCTTGAAGAATTTTCGGAAACCGCGTACAAACTTCTTCTGGGTGAGGCCATGGACGTTGAGTTCGAGGGCCGGGAAGAGGAAGTTTCGTCGGAGATGATAGAGAAGATGTACTCTCTTAAAACGGGTGCCCTGTTCGCTTTCTGTTTTTCCGCACCTTTCCTCTTGAAAGGTCTCGATCACACCTATGTGAAGAAATTGGGTGAAAGGTTTGGGGTGGCTTTCCAGATATACGACGATCTGAAAGATGTGCTCGGGTCGTTTGAAAAGGTAGGAAAGGATGTGGGAAAGGATGTGAAGAAAGTCACACTGGTCAAAAAACTGGGAGTTCAGAAGGCAAAGCAACTTGCCGATAAATATTACGAAGGGGTCTTAGAAGTCCTGGAGTCAGAAGGCCTTCGCAAGACCTTCGATTTTCTGAAGAGTCTAAAAAAAATGGTGGAGGAAAAATGA
- a CDS encoding flavin reductase family protein: protein MDALGKLYTSTTIVTVNLDGKLNGITVAWVTRVSWQPPMVAVSIGKTRYSRELLDKADSFAVCILGKGAREIAEYFGTVSGRTTDKFKKYPYMMSEGNLPVPEGTIAYLECEKTGSFEAGDHRVYVGTIRRQKVLKDEEPLIFGEHKLK, encoded by the coding sequence ATGGACGCGCTGGGAAAGCTCTATACCTCCACCACCATAGTGACGGTGAACCTCGACGGTAAACTGAACGGAATCACCGTAGCGTGGGTAACGCGGGTATCCTGGCAGCCTCCCATGGTGGCAGTCTCCATAGGAAAGACAAGGTACTCGAGAGAACTTCTTGACAAAGCAGACTCTTTTGCCGTCTGCATACTCGGAAAAGGCGCAAGAGAGATCGCAGAATACTTTGGAACTGTCTCTGGACGAACCACCGACAAGTTCAAAAAGTACCCTTACATGATGAGTGAAGGAAATCTTCCCGTTCCAGAAGGAACTATAGCCTACTTAGAATGTGAAAAGACAGGCTCTTTCGAAGCAGGTGATCACAGAGTGTACGTTGGTACCATCAGAAGACAAAAGGTGTTGAAGGATGAAGAACCTCTCATCTTCGGTGAACATAAGCTGAAATGA
- a CDS encoding bifunctional nuclease family protein: MKKAWVKALVLDRVSNTPVVILGIEGTSKVLPIWIGACEGHALALALEKMDFPRPLTHDLLLNVLESLEARLERVIIHSLKDNTFYASLILRDLTYTDEEDEEAALIEIDSRPSDAIILAVKTGATIFVSENLVEKHAIELEIGEDRNEEEEFKKFVENLNIDVFKQMIEKKREEDEEGDD, translated from the coding sequence TTGAAAAAAGCCTGGGTGAAAGCGCTCGTTTTGGACAGGGTGAGCAATACGCCAGTTGTCATACTCGGAATAGAAGGTACCAGCAAAGTACTTCCCATCTGGATAGGGGCGTGTGAAGGCCATGCCCTCGCACTGGCTCTGGAGAAGATGGATTTTCCCCGCCCTCTGACGCACGATTTACTTCTGAACGTACTGGAATCGCTTGAGGCTCGTTTGGAGAGAGTCATAATACACTCTTTGAAGGACAACACGTTCTACGCTTCTCTGATACTGAGGGACCTCACCTATACCGATGAAGAGGATGAGGAAGCTGCCCTCATAGAAATCGACTCCCGGCCCTCCGATGCGATAATACTGGCCGTCAAAACCGGTGCCACCATTTTCGTGTCTGAAAACCTCGTCGAGAAGCACGCAATCGAGCTAGAAATAGGAGAAGACAGGAACGAAGAAGAAGAGTTCAAAAAGTTCGTTGAGAATCTCAACATAGACGTGTTCAAGCAGATGATAGAGAAAAAGAGGGAAGAAGATGAAGAGGGCGACGATTGA
- a CDS encoding DUF370 domain-containing protein, giving the protein MSFVSFGRKVFLPRERIMAVMPVSTTMAKKLKDVDFYNNKIINATFGRQARTAVVMDSGHVVLIPTRYKIAVRVIWGRRKK; this is encoded by the coding sequence GTGAGCTTTGTCTCCTTTGGAAGGAAGGTCTTTCTTCCCCGAGAGCGAATTATGGCGGTGATGCCCGTGAGTACGACGATGGCAAAGAAACTGAAAGACGTGGATTTCTACAACAACAAAATAATAAACGCCACTTTTGGTAGACAAGCAAGAACGGCGGTTGTGATGGACAGTGGTCATGTGGTACTTATTCCCACGAGGTACAAGATAGCTGTTCGTGTTATATGGGGAAGGAGGAAAAAATGA